A part of Scleropages formosus chromosome 3, fSclFor1.1, whole genome shotgun sequence genomic DNA contains:
- the LOC108926171 gene encoding ral guanine nucleotide dissociation stimulator-like 1 has product MGKWELTMDPVQEWGEEVENGVVYGITLRREPVSPQSDSTEDRSAFVQYRTCKVRRLKAASLDNLVTHLVNRRCQEQDYIHIFLSMYRTFTSTDKFIQLLFQSVSKATDANGSNCHLSSLMCIIKTWLEAYGDDFWEPPEHPSLQLLCTQLHLHLCLQNLAQHADHLLKKFLEEEKYTNHFSPGMVCSQALLQEQLEIKSADEDPEYEDSEDLKDFMDFPVLSIAEQLTRQDAELFIKVVPFQCLGCIWSQRDKKTNLCPTIRATIAQFNAITNRVITSLLCCPTPTHSTTRGLSCGPAQRARVIEKWIQVAEECRHLKNFSSLKAILSALQSNAIYRLKKTWAAVCRESVATFDNLCETFPDENCVLASGQILVEDGSQQDEQHSSPKSLKHCPISKQMSTTGGSVPYLGTYLTVLTMLDTALPDFVEGDLINFEKRRKEYEIISQISQLQSSCEQYVLPSHPRITQWLQSSKILTDQESHDLSQELEPPIDSCPGSPSPWSYRLFSKLLPLSEGTNTKTLADQASVSSFTSCSCETEEMSSPNSSPQRLQSLSSSCQNVEDIFSSTRTTPSEPCAQSSSTYSSQPDLSVPAPGNVSPVTCRPISQYKRSVSMTSLPVYNRQVDDSCIVRVSIESGNNGNMYKSILLTSQDKTEQVIQRALQKHNLEGISCNEFTLSQVLPQDKELLIPDKANVFYAMSTSANYDFVLRQQQVSHRKRPLGSSSSFRLLRRANHAL; this is encoded by the exons ATGGGAAAGTGGGAGCTGACGATG GATCCAGTGCAGGAGTGGGGTGAGGAGGTTGAGAATGGTGTGGTGTATGGTATCACCTTGAGGAGGGAGCCCGTTTCACCGCAGTCTGACTCCACTGAGGACCGCTCTGCCTTTGTGCAGTACCGCACATGTAAGGTGCGCAGGCTAAAAGCTGCATCCCTGGACAACTTGGTGACACACCTTGTGAACCGGCGTTGCCAGGAGCAAGACTATATCCACATTTTCCTAAGCATGTACCGGACCTTCACGAGCACCGATAAGTTCATTCAACTCCTCTTCCAGAG TGTCAGCAAAGCCACTGATGCCAACGGCAGTAATTGCCACCTAAG CTCATTGATGTGTATCATCAAGACCTGGCTGGAGGCGTATGGGGATGACTTTTGGGAGCCCCCGGAGCACCCCTCCCTCCAACTTCTGTGCACACAGCTGCACCTCCATCTTTGTTTACAGAACCTGGCCCAGCATGCTGACCACCTGTTGAAGAAATTCCTGGAGGAAG AGAAATATACCAATCACTTCTCCCCAGGAATGGTGTGTAGTCAAGCCTTGCTGCAGGAACAGTTGGAAATTAAGTCAGCAGATGAAGACCCTGAATATGAAGACTCGGAGGATCTGAAGGATTTCATGGATTTCCCAGTCCTCAGCATTGCAGAGCAGCTTACACGACAGGACGCT GAGCTTTTTATCAAAGTTGTCCCATTCCAATGTCTGGGCTGCATCTGGTCCCAACGGGACAAGAAGACAAACCTGTGTCCCACCATTCGGGCCACTATCGCCCAGTTCAATGCCATTACCAACCGGGTCATCACTTCTCTGCTCTGCTGCCCAACACCCACCCATTCCACCACTCGGGGACTGTCCTGTGGCCCTGCCCAGAGGGCCCGTGTTATTGAGAAGTGGATTCAGGTTGCAGAG GAGTGCAGACACCTGAAGAATTTCTCTTCACTGAAGGCCATCCTGTCAGCCTTGCAGTCCAATGCAATCTATAGGTTGAAGAAGACCTGGGCTGCTGTCTGCAG GGAGAGTGTGGCCACCTTTGACAATCTCTGTGAGACATTCCCTGATGAGAACTGCGTGTTGGCAAGCGGTCAGATCCTGGTGGAG GATGGCAGCCAGCAAGATGAGCAGCACTCCTCTCCAAAGTCCCTGAAACACTGCCCCATCTCCAAACAGATG AGCACCACTGGAGGCAGTGTTCCCTACCTGGGCACCTACCTGACAGTCCTGACTATGCTCGACACTGCCTTGCCTGATTTTGTGGAG GGGGACCTCATCAACTTTGAGAAGCGAAGAAAG GAGTATGAGATTATTTCTCAGATCAGTCAGCTTCAGTCGTCTTGTGAACAGTATGTGCTGCCCAGTCATCCTCGGATCACTCAGTGGCTGCAAAGTTCAAAGATACTCACTGACCAGGAGAG CCATGATTTGTCTCAGGAGCTGGAGCCTCCCATCGATTCTTGTCCTGGGTCCCCCAGCCCATGGAGTTACAGGCTGTTCTCGAA GCTGCTGCCCCTGAGCGAGGGAACCAACACAAAGACACTAGCAGACCAGGCCAGTGTGTCCTCCTTTACATCCTGTAGTTGTGAGACTGAAGAAATGAGCTCCCCAAATTCCTCACCACAAAGATTACAG TCCCTATCCAGCTCCTGTCAAAATGTGGAAGATATCTTTTCCTCCACCCGTACCACACCATCGGAACCCTGTGCACAGTCCAGCTCCACCTACAGCTCTCAGCCGGACCTCTCCGTACCAGCACCAGGCAACGTGAGCCCGGTGACATGCAGGCCCATTTCTCAGTACAAGCGCTCAGTATCCATGACCTCACTTCCTGTGTACAACCGGCAAGTGGATGATTCCTGCATCGTCAGGGTCAGCATTGAGAGCGGCAACAATGGCAACATGTATAAGAGCATTTTG CTAACCAGCCAAGACAAAACTGAGCAGGTGATCCAGAGGGCCCTGCAGAAACACAACCTAGAGGGTA